From Vallitalea longa, one genomic window encodes:
- a CDS encoding ABC transporter permease subunit, which yields MINYMKSEMYRNVRTKGNYKFLFGLMGFVIFINVALGIYANSQVDFPYGNTNFSLSSLYSSLTVPMCLCLILCSTVFGQEYKCHTLKNSVSYGISRTHIYFGKLIMEIVISFINFICITGAYIISAYVMLEDSGPIYLENLFHALIGGIPLFIFSLVVAHSFLSIYDNERTTAMAVQWAIIVIIIPNILALAGKKISICRTIASWMPWNLASSSYDRIANRMIMPVSTDEGFIKCYIAGIIGSIIFLILGLVFFNKKEIK from the coding sequence ATGATTAATTATATGAAAAGTGAGATGTATCGTAATGTACGTACGAAAGGTAATTACAAATTTCTCTTTGGATTGATGGGGTTTGTAATATTTATAAATGTAGCATTGGGGATTTATGCTAATAGTCAGGTTGATTTTCCTTATGGAAATACAAATTTTTCCTTATCAAGTTTATATTCTTCGCTAACTGTTCCGATGTGTCTATGCTTGATATTATGTTCAACAGTTTTTGGACAAGAATATAAATGTCATACATTAAAGAATTCTGTTTCATACGGAATTTCTAGAACTCATATTTATTTTGGAAAATTAATAATGGAGATAGTTATATCTTTTATAAATTTCATATGTATCACTGGAGCTTATATTATTAGTGCATATGTGATGCTTGAAGATAGTGGACCAATATATCTTGAAAATTTGTTTCATGCATTGATAGGAGGTATACCACTATTCATATTCAGTCTAGTGGTTGCCCATTCATTTTTATCTATATATGATAATGAAAGAACAACTGCAATGGCAGTACAGTGGGCAATCATAGTAATCATTATACCTAATATCTTAGCTCTAGCTGGTAAAAAAATCTCTATTTGCAGAACCATAGCTAGTTGGATGCCATGGAATCTAGCTTCCTCCAGTTATGACAGAATAGCTAATAGAATGATTATGCCAGTAAGCACGGATGAAGGTTTTATAAAATGCTATATAGCTGGGATTATAGGCAGTATAATATTTTTGATATTAGGACTTGTATTTTTTAATAAGAAGGAGATCAAATAG